A stretch of Candidatus Woesearchaeota archaeon DNA encodes these proteins:
- a CDS encoding 30S ribosomal protein S17, whose product MKTNVGYNVNFKPEAECSDSKCPHHGEISVRGTLFEGTVISDSMDKTVKVEWETLEKDTKYSRYFKTKSKVSAHNPACVNAKVGDRVLIGETRPMSKTKHFAVLKVTEE is encoded by the coding sequence ATGAAGACTAATGTTGGTTATAACGTAAATTTCAAACCAGAAGCAGAATGCTCTGATTCAAAATGTCCACACCATGGAGAGATTTCAGTACGTGGTACACTTTTTGAAGGAACAGTAATTTCTGATTCAATGGATAAAACAGTAAAAGTAGAGTGGGAAACTTTAGAAAAAGATACAAAATATTCGAGATATTTTAAGACTAAATCCAAAGTTTCTGCTCATAACCCTGCTTGTGTTAACGCAAAGGTAGGTGATAGGGTACTAATTGGTGAGACAAGACCTATGTCTAAGACTAAACATTTTGCTGTTCTGAAGGTGACTGAAGAATGA
- a CDS encoding ribonuclease P protein subunit encodes MVEIKGSVKIPEKKQVEFDVLCLSLVGKEIEIVDSKNKLQIGFKGVLVLESANLFYIEVDKDTRNQEIHENSKFSDAFNQSISGQSERSSDSIKKFLKNGLVIKFDYNGKNLIVDCSILSGSLVSRIKKIK; translated from the coding sequence ATGGTGGAGATTAAAGGGTCTGTTAAAATTCCTGAGAAAAAACAAGTTGAGTTTGATGTTTTGTGTTTGTCTCTTGTTGGAAAAGAGATTGAAATTGTTGATTCAAAAAATAAGCTTCAGATTGGTTTTAAGGGTGTTTTAGTTTTGGAGAGTGCAAATTTGTTTTATATTGAGGTTGATAAAGATACGAGAAATCAAGAGATTCATGAAAATTCAAAATTTTCAGACGCTTTTAACCAAAGCATTTCTGGACAATCTGAACGAAGTTCAGATAGTATTAAGAAGTTTTTGAAGAATGGTTTAGTTATTAAGTTCGATTATAATGGGAAGAATTTAATTGTTGATTGTTCAATTTTATCAGGTAGTTTGGTTTCTAGAATTAAGAAGATTAAATAA
- a CDS encoding uL14 family ribosomal protein, producing MKAIRCSPSRGLPIGAEIPAVDNSGAKLVKVISVKGYKTVKRMLETAGVGDMITAHVTKGKPDMKHLVVKCVVVRQKQEYKRPNGTTIKFQSNGVVVLKDDKGNPKGTIVKGAIAKEVGERFPAVARIANIIV from the coding sequence ATGAAAGCAATAAGATGTAGTCCAAGTAGAGGTTTGCCTATTGGTGCTGAGATTCCAGCAGTTGATAATTCTGGAGCTAAGTTAGTTAAGGTTATTTCTGTTAAAGGTTACAAAACAGTTAAGAGAATGCTTGAAACTGCAGGTGTTGGTGATATGATTACTGCACATGTAACTAAAGGAAAGCCTGATATGAAACATTTAGTTGTTAAATGTGTTGTTGTTAGACAAAAACAAGAATACAAGAGACCTAATGGGACAACAATCAAATTCCAATCAAATGGAGTTGTAGTTCTTAAAGATGACAAAGGAAATCCGAAAGGAACAATTGTTAAAGGAGCTATTGCAAAAGAAGTTGGAGAAAGATTTCCAGCTGTAGCAAGAATTGCTAATATTATAGTATGA
- the rplX gene encoding 50S ribosomal protein L24: MKKLWSKSWKSSGQSRKQRKYLHNAPLHIRHKMAASTLSKELRAEYNIRAIPVRKGDTVLVTVGDHKEKSGKVTKVSYAKMATYIEGVENNKADGSKTMYPVHPSNLIITKLDTSDKMRVSKIERAKK; encoded by the coding sequence ATGAAAAAATTATGGTCAAAATCATGGAAATCATCAGGTCAGTCTAGGAAGCAAAGGAAGTATTTACATAATGCGCCTTTACATATTAGACATAAAATGGCTGCTTCAACTTTATCTAAGGAATTGAGAGCTGAGTATAATATCAGAGCTATTCCAGTTAGAAAAGGAGATACAGTATTAGTAACTGTTGGTGATCACAAAGAAAAGAGCGGTAAAGTTACAAAAGTATCTTACGCTAAAATGGCAACATATATTGAAGGTGTTGAAAATAATAAGGCAGATGGTTCAAAAACAATGTATCCTGTACATCCTTCTAATTTAATTATTACTAAATTAGATACATCTGATAAAATGAGAGTTTCAAAAATAGAGAGGGCTAAAAAGTAA